Within Aricia agestis chromosome Z, ilAriAges1.1, whole genome shotgun sequence, the genomic segment agtttatggagaaaacatagaaatggctgtatgggcaacgctccctttgcctttcccgaccgggacgaatttaaaaaaaatcgatactGAAGTTTGAACTGTCAAACAGTGTTCCCAACTTAGGGGTTTTCCCCCCAGATTTAGGGGTTAAATAAGTGAGATGGGATTTTTTTAGGGGTCTGAAATTTTTAGGGGTATTTTCagggatttttttactttttaatatttttaaattgttgatattaatattaattatttcttgacctagcgactactagcgacatctattacgtAATTCTATGACCACTCTATGGTGACTGGCGGCAATACTGATGGTCCGATTTACATTAAATCGTAATGATGTCACTTGTGCAACATTTAAtccaacaaataaaatgttgaatttattcaataataagatgtacgacttcaaaacatctgaatcttcagatgaagatgaaatatttaacatattaaatcaattattataataaaaatattttaaaacatatttcagtatattatttctaaactattataaatttatacagtgtgtaacaaaaactagtgataatactttagggtgtgtacatgttcactgtagagagttcactgtgaaagtagcagcgctgaaagacgcttgtttttgttacaccctgtatatatatgcatattttggggggaaaacagaaaaattaaggcgattttaggggtttttgacaccaatttagggataaatatttttgagaggtGGTAACACTGCTGTCAAATGTGATTTTAGGGggtttttgggagaatgtggaagagtgatgttgtgtttttatattattttcctaaaattgtgttatctgggtttttaatgtgtaatattggtaggatattaaccattaaatattcgttatcgtgcacaagtgtgggaaagtgatgtagtaaccagaaacgtgttcttttgtgttccctccaaaactccatcaaaagtttcagtaaagcgtcctaccactttactgaatcgaccgacttgacttcttgactgtattgactttatttttagactttgactagactttggacctgactgacctgacgataatatataaaaaattgtattaaagaatattgttttcccgccataatattatactcgacactggccatggttatagccgaagtgccattatatgaaaaaaaaaaaaaaatgtgattttagCGAAGTGTCAAAATCAgctgcaaaatattatttttgtttatcccAGTTTATCCGTATCGTTTTATCTTAAAGTAGGTAATTGTTATACATAATCcaggattaaaatatatttaaaatacagatTGAAAATAACATTACATGTATGTCCAGATCGAGAAAGTGAAATAATACCTAGGTTATAAATTGGCTATTGGACTATCATTTAGAAAGTAACAAAAATCTTATGATTATATAACATATAAAAATGGCAGCAAAGAAGATTATCGTTGGTAAGTTCCAAGTCCAAGGATGTACTAAAAGGACTTCTACTTTTGGGAAGGTAATAAACAGTGTAAATTGATACACTTACAACCATCTGTCTTCAGGTGGCGGTACCGGCTTCGTGGGAACTCATCTAAACAAGATCCTCCGAGCGAGAAATTATGATGTTATCAACGTGTCTCGCATGCCAGCCGCGAAAAATATATCGTGGACAAGTTTAGACTCTGATGGCTTACCCTCAAACACGTCTGCGGTGGTCAATCTGGCTGGGCAGCAGTTTATGGATTTTACGAAAATGTGGACACCTGGGTAAGATATGATTATCTTGTATACAGGGCAAATCTGATTGACTAATAGATTAAAGCAGTAAGCCAAATCATTTGAGCtagaaacttgaaattttctGTGCATATTCCTCTTTTAGTGGATTACTAAGAAGGATTTACTAGGGGATCAAATACCTACTTTATACGGGCAAGGTCACTGGCTAAAGGTACCCAATAAGCTATACTAAATAGAAGTTCAAAGACACATAATCACCCCTCTGTGTACAACATCATACAAGAATTAATtagctttatttatttgtttttcagTTTTAAACAGAATGTGTTAAACTCCAGAGTGTTCACAACTAAAAGTCTATCAAAAGCAATTAGACAGTGTGAGAAAAAGCCTGATGTCTTCGTTTTGGTCACTGGAGTTGGTGCTTATGAGCCATCTGAGAGTAACAAATATGATGAATCCAGTCCAAGTACTGGTACCGACTTCTTCTCCAGACTCCTACGTGAGTGGGAGAAGGCAGCTGAAGTAGATGCTCCCACTAGACTAGTAAGTTGATGCTCTTACCCATTTAGCTAGAAGAGATAAGAAGGTTTTCTCATCCTAATCTGTAAGTTGTCTACAACCTGGGAGATGAAGCTTTACTTCAAGTTTGAAGAAGGATAGAACTTAAAAATGcagtttaaaaaaacatgaccTAGCTAGATCGTGTTGCATGCAGATATTTCTGGAAaagcaattttataaaaatacacaagATTTAATTGTTTGAGTGGAAGATTCTTGACAGACTCCTTTTGGTATCTAAAATGCCTaatcataaattatataattattacaggTTATAATTCGCTCAGGTGTGGTGATAGGAAGAAATGGAggaatgataaaaaatatgatattaccATTCTTCTTTGGTCTGGGAGGGCCAATCGCATCAGGGAAACAATACCTACCCTGGATACATATAGAGGATCTGACCAGAATGATACAATACTCTATagaaaatgaaaatgttaaGGGAATACTCAATGGTGTAGCACCACAAGTTATTACAAACGCAGAATTCACAAAGGTAACTAAGTTATTTcaacattaaaaattatatctGCTAATTTGTAATAAATGATCTTCTCTATGctatatatatcttatatctttaaacgagcaattcttgtatatataataatatataattggaatctcggaatcggctccaatgattttcatgaaatttagtatatagggggtttcgggggcgataaatcgatctagctaggaatcatttttagaaaatgtctttttattcgtgttttatcgataatcgataaactgaaaaatatgactcttcctgacatctattggcgaataataatactattttgtgagcaactaattgctttaacgacacaacaacagcttaagctattccagcagatggcattgttaagtaacacgaagtcaatgagtgtttgctataccgagcaaagctcggtcagcCAGgtacttatatctttaaacgagcaattcttgtatatatgtatatatatataattggaatctcgaaatcggctccaacgattttcatgaaatttagtacatagggcgtttcgggggcgataaatcgatctagctaggaatcatttttagaaaaagaaattttattcgtgtttcatcaaatagctagtagtatATTATACCATCAGTACAATCATAGGGTAGAAAAGGTGCATGAAATTGAGTTTTATGGCAAGCTTTGATTACTCCTTGTAAATCTGCTGTTTTAAACAAGAGTTTTAGGGTGTGCCAAgctcatttctagaaaatagcTAAGTTTTTGAGGTAAGATATATATAGCAACCTATTTTACCCTTTGTTTGTTCTGATGCTCTGCTAATGATAATTATCATtagcataaataataaatattaattgattataataatcaattaatatttatgCAGTGTTTTTCATGCACGATGCAtataatttgacgacctctgtggctcagtggtgagcgcgtcggtagctcaagccggaggtcgctggttcgaatcccgccgacggaacaaaaaaaaaattttcaatgttcccgggtctggatgtgtattaaatatgtgtatgttaaaataaaaatcttaaatatatgtatagtataaaagtattaaatatatttccgttgtctggtacctgtaacacaagtcctttaggtacttagcacggggccagactgacgtggtgtgaagcatccatagatattattataattattataataaattaccaaGATTATAAATAATCACTGCCAAGTATGTATTGTATTATtacaatgttattaattaacaaatttatttataacaaattttcagttattattattagctaagacccaatttcaccaacctctgtttgttaaattctaacaaggcattacttaacggcaGGGTTCGAAAaacgttatatttttcgaaacgtTATCGCCTTAAATACCTAAAGAACATTATATTTCGGTTTCGTTCGGAACGGAACGCTATTCGGAACACTATTTGAGAACATTATGATTTTTTCGTTTTTGATCCTTAAAACGGTTTTAACCGGTTTTTGCCATTTCCTCGATCGATATAACAAAAACTacgagtattatttttatttttttggtcatTCATTCGCGGGATTTCTCACTTCTCaaaaagtacccaaatttgaaatttttcgaacctttaaaatttcatatctttaaaaatattaattttatcgtgaaaagtcataggacctttttattggtatttcaataaagaatataaaaaaaaatccggttgaaaaataacaattccttgcaattgtttaaataatgtttgtttaaacaatatggcaccgggttgcgccatggcaacatgcatttatatcatcaggagggcaatttgaagaggatggcataaaaaaattgaggtggaatagtttccggtactcatgcgccgactcgtgctgcaCTATGTAGTATTTCGACTTTCGAAGCTATTGTCAcgagaaccatacatttttccgctaAAAAGAAACCCATGTCTTTTCAcgtagtctattcttcatgtgtgctaAATAACTTAAATTTGCTCAAGTagtttcataagataataagcaattttatgtaatttcctccgtttttttccacattttcctctatttcctattagtcttagcgttataaaatatagcatatagccttcctcaataaatgagctatctaacatacaaatatattttttaaatcggaccagtagtttctgagattagcgagttcaaaaaagcccttttaaataatttcccccgttttttccacactttcctctatttcttcgctcctattagttgtagcgtgataaaatatagccaatagccttcctcaacaaatgcgctatcaaacactgaaataatttttcaaatcggaccagtagttcctgagattagcgcgttcaaataagccctttcaatttatttccccccgtttttccacactttcctctatttcttcgctcctattagtattagcgtgataaaataatatagtctatagccttcctcgataaatgagctatctaacactgaaagaatttttcaaatcggaccagaagttcctgagattagcgcgttcaaataagccatttcaaataatttctcccgtgttttccacactttcctctatttcttcactcctattaatctaagcgcgataaaatatagcttatagcctttctcaataaataggctatctaagactggaagaatttttcaaatcgaactaGTAGGtactgagattagtgcgttcaaataagccctttcaaataatttccccccgttttttctacactttcctctatttcttccctCCTATAATtagtagcgtgataaaatatagcctaaagccttcctcgataaatgggctatctaacagtgaaagaatttttcaaatcggaccagtagttcctgagattagcgcgttcaaacaaacaaacaaacaaactctacccaattataatattagtatagattagtataaaTACAAGATATTACTCAGAACGTCCGAAAATAATTAGAATTTattaccatattttttttgtttaaacttaaaaaaatgtaacaaaaaaatcttttcacttacaaaaaataaaaaaaatattaattacctatatttactttattaatatCTGAGAAACGccttgtattattaatttattcatagcACGTGTTGTTTCTTGGATATTAAAATCATCCATTATTAGATTTTCTAAATTACagtttattagatttttttttgtttcaaccacgtagaatacattgattattaaaggtagattttcggaagaagctaaaacacggtctaatagattttagtagaatatagcaacgtttttgatataatatcaagtcacgagtgatttagcccggccgcacattgtctgaattctgatcagaaacagttgaatttcgccggaccgccaccccgcacactatccgaactatccttccggcgagttcgagctcaacTGTTGACTgtgacgttcaactgtttctgatcagaaatttcggacaatgtgcggccgggcttaagagtggtcacactggagctattagtccagcacgagtcggcgcatgagtaccggaaactattccacctttttttttatgcgatcctcttcaaattgccctcctgatgatataaatacatgttgccatggcgcaacccggtgtcatattgtttaaacaaacattgtttaaacaattgcaaggaattgttattcaTCTACCggacaaactttttttatattctttattgaaataccaataaaaaaaggttttataacttttcacgataaagttaatattttgaaagatatgaattttttaaggttcgaaaaatctcaaatttgggtaccTTCGACCCATGaagaatatattaaaaaaataataatgtctaagtaatatattttattaaattctctatacaatagttaataatataaacattttcattgtttatatctttttttttatcttagcaaaagtagacaaaaaattgtgttttttgtatgggagacccccttaaatatttactttatttaaattttttttattaattaataaagtacaaaatataataaagaattttgtgaaaatttcaagtgccttgctgttaccattattgattacgatttacgagcAACAAAGGCCAaataaatcacgtttcttgtatgggatccctccttaaatattaattttattttatttttagtacttgttcttatagcggcaacagatatacacaatctgtgaaaatttcagaagtatagctatagcggttcttgagatacagcctggagacatatagacaaacagacagacggacatacaacgaagtcttagtaaaccctattactaagacttaaaaataaaagaagttaaaaataaaatgaaattaatatttaaggggggatcccatacaagaaatgtgttttttggCTTTtgttgctcgtaatcaataatggtaacagcgaggcacttgaaattttcacaaaattgttaattatatttttactttaataattaataataaaattaaaataaagtaaatgttttaagggggctcccatacaaagaacacaattttttgtctacttttgctaagataaaaaaagatataaaaaatgttttttttttaaatctctattaactattgtatagagaatttaataaattatattacttagacattattattttttaaatatattttttttgggtcGAAAGTGCCCTTTGAaatttttcgaacctttaaaatttcatatctttaaaaatattaactttatcgtgaaaagtcataggaccttttttattggtatttcagtaaagaatataaaaagaatgtccggttgaaaaataacaaccttgcaattgtttaaacaatgtttgtttaaacaattgcaaggaattgtaaagaggatcgcataaaaaattgaggtggaatagttttagGTACTCATGCCCCGACTCGTGCTGCACTATATCCAAAATACTCAAAATcggtcaatgcgatgcgacccggcccggcaatagtgtgctatagcgcattttgcgctgcgctgagccccgatccgccccggcacgcgccgacaaactgtgcgtGTACCAGTGCAGCAGGCGGCGGCGCGGAAGTCGGCAGTCGGCACTGTGCTTTGACAAAAACAAGTTTATTCATGTCGACCCGTGGTCAGCATTCAGCGGTCCCGCTGTGTGGATTTAACCGTTTTATTTCGGTTTTCAAAACGTTCTCATTTtgttttcgttcccaaaaacgTTATTGCAAAGACCATTTCCGAACGATTTGAAACCTTTAATTAAATAACGTTCTCATT encodes:
- the LOC121738905 gene encoding epimerase family protein SDR39U1 encodes the protein MAAKKIIVGGGTGFVGTHLNKILRARNYDVINVSRMPAAKNISWTSLDSDGLPSNTSAVVNLAGQQFMDFTKMWTPGFKQNVLNSRVFTTKSLSKAIRQCEKKPDVFVLVTGVGAYEPSESNKYDESSPSTGTDFFSRLLREWEKAAEVDAPTRLVIIRSGVVIGRNGGMIKNMILPFFFGLGGPIASGKQYLPWIHIEDLTRMIQYSIENENVKGILNGVAPQVITNAEFTKSFAKALSRPAIIPVPEFSLNLLLNEERAMMLTKGQYVVPKRVLEYGFKYKYDNINDACKEVAHLFPKE